Below is a genomic region from Castanea sativa cultivar Marrone di Chiusa Pesio chromosome 2, ASM4071231v1.
aaaaaaaaggcttaagTCTACAAAATAGGAGTTCAAGAAAACATACACTACAAACTTAGCAACAGATCTCCCAGTGGCTGCTCCACAGCAAGCTTTGTATTTCTTCTTTGAACCGCATGGGCAGACCTTATTTTTTGAGACCTGGatattttgggggggggggggggagaggaaTGTGGGAGGAACGAACACACCGGCATCACAGACTCCACGTTAAGGGAAGCAAATAATGATGTCTAATTTGCATTATattgggagaaaaaaagagaaagaaaagaaccttGTCATCTGGTTGGGAACTTCTATTATCATGACTTAAAACACTACTACTGGATGCATCTTGTTTGCAGGTCCTCTCTAATGGTTCTTCCTCATGTTGCTCACAATTTCCATTTTCATCAACCCTGGATAACCTCAGATATATTAAAATCAGGACAGTAAAAAGtacaagaaaagaaacataTTTAAAAAGTTCAACCAACAATGAAGTAAAagtaattattgtttattaccTTAACAATAATTGGTAATAAACAGAGTATCCTCAACTTATACCTTAACAAGAACTGCTAAACCTGTTCCAGTTTTTATGCATTCTCTTTCAAGCAAAACAGAAAGATTTTTCCATTCTCCAGTTCAATCCACCTTTTATCCCACACTAAATATCTTAGGAGAAATGATACATCCACAACAGTTTCACAACAcctttacaacaaatcctaagtgaaaggttgttactggttgttattgttggggtaaaaaaagtaattttattgttaggtttaaatttgaaccaataacaattaactacctatgatttgttgtgaaaatattgtgaaaatattgtggacgtagcacctctcatatCTTAGTACATCAACTAATATTCCAAAGAAACGGGAAAATTTAACAAAACCCCAACCAATAAGACCTATTAATTCATCAATGAAACACCACTAATACCAATTACAAGAAACAATTAGATAACACAGAATGAAAGAcggaccaaaaaaaaaggtagtaCCCAATGCACAAAGCTCCCACTTTTGCGGGCTCTAAGAGAGGTTATGGTTGGCAGCCCTGCCTCCCAATTTATTGGAGAGACCGGACTCAAATTCGCAACATGTAACTTTTGGGGGAAGGCACTTGCCATTGCACCAAGCCTTGACAgatcaataaataaaagtaaattttttttaacaatatgaTCATATCACATGAACCGTTATATTAGCATGCAACCTATCGACAAACTTATCATAAAAACATCCAATTTTCTCACCTACAGCATAGGCTAAGAGTGGTAAGCAAACACGGTACAAACTGTTTACATAGAACATAAGAAtatgattaaaataattaacaaaaataaacagaAATTTTTTATCAGTAACCCCTCCTAAAATTATCCAGGAAGAGCAAAAAGTACTGACCGGGCATTACCATAAGAAGTATCTACTTGATCAGGAAGTGAATCAGTTTGTACCGGGTACTCTTCTGCTCCTTGTTCTGCTATCAGAAACTCTATTGCGGCATCAACATCACCATATACTTGTCCTAAAACCTGGGATGagaacaacaaaaataagataacACCTCAAAACCTCCATGCAGTGTAAGGATACCAGTAATTAGAAGTTTAAGATATCAGCATTGAcatttccacaaaaaaaataaaaataaaaataaagaaatacaaGCATTGACAGAAACTGCAGTTgtacaaagaaaaaaaccagggggggggggggggaaggagGAAAAAAAGCAGCCAATTATCACCTGTTTCACTTTTTCAGCATTTTCACATCCACTACCAGCCATAACCATTTTTATGGATCCAGCATGAATATCATCCGCACCAGTTCCTTCTTTAGACCTCCTTGTTGCAGCTATTGGTTGATGGGCTGTTGCTGAAAGATCAGCATCCGCCTTTCACAAACTATAAATTATCAGGATATTGCACCAGTATATGTTCAAACTCACGTATAGATTGCGGTTGTAGTGATAAgctgtatttaaaaaaaagggggggcaATCGAGCATAAACCTTGATAATGATTGGCCTAGCTGGCCCATCACAAGGGTCTTCTTTTAACCGCACACTATTGTAATGTTCTTCATCATGATAAGATCTGAAAAACCAATTACATATCATATTTCAGAACCAAAACAAGCAGCCATCTACTATAAAAGGAAGTGCTTATTTAATTTTACTAATAACAGTATACCATAACTATAGGAAATGCAGAAGCAGATCCAAATCGAACTCCTGATAGATCTCAAAGCATTAAAAACCATATAAATGTTCCTACGTATAAGGCTCATGACACCACTAAAGGAAACTGGCTGCCATGCCTTAAAACACCAATGATATTCTGTGAATATAAAAGCCTTAACTGAAATTGCTAGTAATAGCAGGCATATatgggctttttttttaatcaaaaaaaaatttgttggctGCCAAGTATAAGTGATGTCATTATTCCTTAATTCTCCTTTTCCTTCAACATAATCAGGTAGAGGCATCTGTAAGTtgccatttctttctttttttctttttttaatgtaaaataatctattatatatataaccgaagaTGTTTGACTTTTGATTGACCTCATAATATTTTGCCAAATAAGTTTTTGTGACCTCACAATTTTAGATGAcattgttctaatttttttttttattgattttaaattcCATTCTATATTTAAACCTTCCATTAGAATCTTGCCatgtcatattttctttaaatgatagAATAATAGTTCCATttacaaacacaatcataataactgtctattaataattaccataaCTATCGAATTTCACATTTAGAAAAAactaaagagaaaaataataataatatcttgcCAATCATTCCTGTGCATTGCATGGATTACTAACTAGTTTTATTCAAAAGAGGAAGCGAGTCAAGTACAGGAAATGTGCATTGGCCTACTCCTAAACATTTACAATCTCAAATTCAAAAGGTCTAGAAAATCTATGAAAGAAGGGATGCAGCCTAAACAGTCGTCCACTCGTAAAGAGACCATAAAATCATTTGTTCAAGTAGCATGTGTACAACTATACGGTGCTTATTTGCTTTCCCATGTAATAATTGATCATCATTCGCTATATGTCaaaaatctataataaataTAACTCAATGCTTCCAAATCAAATCTGGTAAATATTCCAAGTCAGAATTCTATTGAGGACAAAACCATGATAAATTAAATTAAGGTAGTGATGTAGCCTATCAAGTACTTTGAATAACTGGATTTCTTACTACCTctctagtaaaaaatatatatatatttaggtaACATTAGATTATGGTTAAGTTGTAAAATGTGACGATTTAAGGTTAAAGGAGAATAATGAGGAAGAGAAGAATAGAGAGACggttataaaaaattaaagagaagaaTAGACagacaaagagaaaagaaagaaaaggttgAGGGCATTAACTTATCAAGCCCTTATTAATACGACACCTtagcatatatttatattagGGTTTATAACATGATTACAGAAATGCCCTTATTAATATGCtaaaataaacaacaactaGAACTAACTCTTACAATTAGTATATATAGGACAGTATGATGTAGCTTCAAGGTGGGAGATGATGACACCTTACTTTCCATGGAAAACCATTTGGAAAGTTAGGATTTCTTCTAAGGTAGCCTTATGGACAGCAGCTTGGAGAAATATCCTCACTATGGAGAATCTTCGAAAGTGGAATATGTGCATTGTTGATTGGTGTTGTATTTGCAAACATAGTGAGGAGACCACCTAGTATTTGTTACTTCATTGTGACtatgtgtatgacttaatgctGTATGGTGGTTCTGTATTTTTGGCATGCAATGGGTCTTGCTGAGGAGAGTGGTGTTGTTGTAATGTTGGAAGATATTATGCTGTTGATGTATGGATGGGGGCCACGCCTCATTGTGTTGTGTGGACCATTTGGAGGTAGTGAAATCTCCATAATTTAAATGGGATTGAGTGCTCATGTGTGGAGCTATAATTGCATCTTTTACATACCATGTTTGATTGGGTGGCTGCCCTCAGTGGccattccttttctttcttagagGAATTcctaaatttatgtaattttgatTGACTCTTTGTTGTGTCCTTAGTACACTGACTGTGTGCTTGGggggttctttttctttttctttttattttaaatgaagtgtttactttaaaataaaattaaaaaaaaaaaaaaaaagattaggaaAAAGAGCTATGGTACAGAAGCGGGCAGAGGAAAGCAGCACAAGGTGTATGTCTACTTATTATTAGGGTAAAATGATGTAAAACAGAACTCCAATGAAATTTGTGACAAAGAAACAAAGGAACAAGAAAGATAAGACAAGCCAACATCTAGGGTTGCTTGTAATCAGCACCAAACAGAATATAAAAACTAGCAATCAGCACCTAGGGTTGGATGGAGTCAACACCAGATCGTTGGAAAAATTCCAActgaaattttattcatcataaaCTTGTCTCCAAGGAAATCCAATGGAACACTTATATAAACTAGTAAGACTATACCCTAATCCTAATTGACTTGGTTCAAAgcccaattattgaattacaatgaaagttattttcttaattaaacGTCTAATGGAAAAATGTTGAGAAGCCCATAAAGATCTACATATGGTTTTTATTGGCCTAATAACATAATAAGGTTGTCTAACGTAACCTCTCCCAAACTCCTCAAAAGTGGGAGCTTTGAGCACTAGGAACGACCTTTAAGGTtggtgaatttaatttttataagctCATAAATGAAATCATTCTATCtaatttaatcaaataatataatttcaactataatttatttattaatcattagcATAGAAATGTAAAGagattttttatgggaaaagaataagTAAATCAAGTAACTTGCAAACAAGCTTGAGATTGTTTGACaaaaaaatgaaccaaactTGAACATGTAATCTAGTTTGTTAATGAGATTGAGCTCGGCTcatgtttgaaataaaattaaatgaacaaaatGAAACTTTAAATACTCATTTTGGCTCAACTTGTTTACAGCCCTAGGCCCTAGCTATGAAATCCCTTTTCATCTACCAACTCTTTTAAGGGCCATTGTAGAAGAATTTTCCCTAAGAATAGGCAATTGCGAGGGACCTTTCTACACCTCGTCCATAGTCAAAAGACATGCAAAGCATACATGCAGTAAATTATGATAAAGACTCAAGATTTACTTACAAATGGACCATGCAAGCTCCACGCTCGTCAAAATTACGAATGTACCAGCGAGGCGACATGTTCTGCACCAAGTGTATTCGTACATGAGCATATAGCAAATTAGCATAAGTCAACAATGTCATAGAAATGTAtttatcaaaggaaaaaaagtcaTAGAATGTAAAAACTCCACCTGGTATTTCCATGTTTCAAAATTCTTCCAGCCAAAAAAGTTATTACAAAAAGATTTTGACAGAAGAAAATATGGTGCATAAATAGAAACTTTCATCATGTCAGGTATCAAAGGTTACATATACTCTCTTTGGGGTCACTGGTTAAGTTTCAGGAAGATTGGTCTCCCATGTTTTTGCTGAGTTCTATCACGTTTTCAGTTCACTTCCTGAATAgtatttttacattataatacaATAAATCAAGCTTATATTTTCCTAcaagtaataaaaatttattgagagAGAGTAAGTACTTTCATGCACACTGGATGTGAACGCAGTATTAAGAATTTAAGATTACAAGCTCCAATCActataaatgaaaagaaagggGATCGATAAAATCTATAATAGAAGTCCAATCACTAATGCCTATGGTTTGGGACCACTCAAACAATGATTTCAAAAAGCTAGTTTTAAACACCACAACAGTTGACTTCCCATAATTGAGAATCTGATTGTTGCTCAAAAGGAGACAACTCAGAAGAATCAATAGAAAGTccaattataattaaaataaattctaatacTCTCATTTAAAACAGATACTTATGCATGCctaaggttttttctttttttggtttatacATAGACATAAGAAATACATCTTAACAGTTAATTATTAATATTCACTGAAGTCATAATGTCTTGATTTCAAAAATTGACCCAGAATACCTTGGACTTGGTACATAATGCTAATAATAGTAAGAGGCAACCTCATTATTGTACAACAATGAGGCTACCATTAAACTTTACAACAGCACTTAAAGACTAGCTTTAAGAATGCAACCaaatggaagagagaaaaagacaaGAATACTTGTTgattggtgttgcatgtgtaAGCACAGTGGGGAGACCATTGACTTTTTGTTACTTCATTGCAACCATGCTTACAACCTACGGTCTGTGGTGTTGTCTTTTTGGAGTGCATTGGGTGATGCCAAAGAAGGAGGTGGAGTTGTTGGAGTGCTAGAAGGGGGGCTTTGGCAAACATCATGCTCTTGATGTATGTGGGCACATGCCTCATTGTGTTATGTGGACCATTTCGAGGGAGAGAAACCTTCTACTTTTGATGGAATTGAGCGTTCATCTGTGGAGCTAAAATTGTATGTTTTACAAACCATGTTTGGTTGTTGGCCGCCTTAAGTGGCCGTTCCTTTTCTACCTTAGAGGAATTTCtagatttatataattttgggTGAAGGTTTGTTGCATCCTAAGTACACAACCTGTGTACTTGGGGatcttctcttttcattttcaataaagcattacttatcaaaaagaaggaaaaacacCAGCACTAACCCAATCGTGAGAACCAGATGGATAAGAGCTGATAATAATTGCAAACAGGGTTGAAAAAGGCCTCACCCGGTGAATGCACATATTACTACGTGTCACAAGAGAAGCTGCCTGCAGTTCCATATGTCCAGCCCATGTGCCATCCTTTTCCATGCATTGGCAGTATTCATCAAATGGGACATCATCCTCAATAAATGGTTCAAACATTTCGCGATTCTTCTGTTAGTTGCAGCTCCAATGTCAGATTATTTACAAGTTGGTTGcccaataataaaaaagggaCTTCTttatcttagtttttttttttttttggatggggGAGAGCTTGTAAATTATGCAACCAGTTCCCAATTACATGGTAAGTAACAGTATAAAAAATGCTATTTGttgcaaataaaaataaataaagttgtaaaaatcaaaataaaggGATATTTCACATTGGCAGGCAGGAAATCTACCTGTCTGCAGCATATTGCTACTTAAAACACGAAATAACTTTAAGAGCACAGtcaaacaaaatcataaaacaGCATAATTGTGATGATTGCCAGTTATTTGAAATGAGCATTTTATATCTATCACTAATTATTTCTTTCAAATGACAGCCATTTCTTTCACCCAGCCCCTCTATGGTTATTATAGCTCAAAATCCACTAATTACTGCAGTCCATTTACTTATGGAAGAATAAATAACATATAgttaatttacttataaataacaaataGTTTTTCAGAAAATACTAAATATGGTTAAAAACACCATATAATGGAGAAATGGAAAAAGGGTGTGAGAtcaattttctcaacaaaaaagggggaaaagtcatggataaaagttttatttctttcaaaatcCATGTACCATAATATATTCTACCACCATGCCGCGATACTTTTTATGTTCCTCTTCATTGCCTTCCAACTGATCTGCAAGGGCCCTACAAATTAACAAGAGCAAACAACTTAAACTgcatttaaaagaaaagggttttaacaaatatatttttgttggtcAAGACTAAGAGACGCCAATTGTGTACAAGAAAAGCtacttatcaatatatatatatatacacacacacacacataagagAAGCTGAAAACTCTATGCACGTGTGCAAACATAAAATGCAACCTTACAATATATCAAGTTAAAATTTTCAGAAGAagaatttcaatatatattgcACATATAAGCACTGACCTGAAGAAACAATTACCATCTGCAGTCACATGGACAATTTTAAGGCCCAATGCATCAAGCTGAGCACGGAACTGAGAAAGATCAGTTGGCTTTCCCTGCTTTTTGACCTGTCCAACAAAAAGTATCCCATccaaaaatttttgtaaaattttaaaaggataCAGTTATTAAAGCATCAATATCAAGCATGGTCCAGAATATGCTATATATAGCTTAATTACTTAACTTGATAAACAGTCCCTCCATCATTCAAATGACCAACACAGTCCCAGGTTAGCTAAAATAAGCTCAATTCATCATTCAGTAACTCAAGGGACAAGTGTGCAACCCATGCACATCTTCGATTCTATCTCATTTGCCAAAAGAATATAAACCCTTTCTTGCCTTCCCATAACCATGAATGTCACACACCGTCCATCTCAATGATATGCCACATGCTTCATCTAATCCTAAATTtctcaaacaaaattattctcAACCAAGACCTTACCGCATATCCAATTAAACAATATAATCTCTActatacccccccccccccccaccaagTGTCTATGTGCTACAACATGATCACTCCCCAAACACATAATTAGGCTACCTCAATCACGTAAAATCTATCGCCAGGCATGATTGATCCAAACCTAAAACTTAACCCAATTCTTCCCACCCCATTATGGCATTAACCACATTTCAGTTATTTGAGAAATTGAAACCAATATATAGTTACCCTATTACCATACTAAAGAGATGCGCTGGTAAAGCAATGCTCAAATATATTTACCGCAAATAGAACCTCAACTACTAGCCTAGGATGCAAAGGCATAGACACAGGTACAGTACAATACTGTGACAcgagcaatttttgaaaaattataacatgatacaACAGATAGGACACCGTTACGACACAGATACGACATGTGTATAGCACTCCAAATGAAGTGCCCGTGCATCCTAGCATAACCAAAAATCCTCCTTACAACCTATAGAACAATAGATTTGGCATTTCTCGACTAGTAATTCGTTACAACCTCACCTCCAATTCAAGCTGCAGCTAAAGTTTCTGATATTACATGTCTTAGATAGTCTTATAACATTCTCTAATtgcataaaaacaaaaccacgGACTGAACAAATTAACAAACAAAGAGTACAAACACGATCATATACAAACACTTGCAGTTCAACAAAATTTGTGAACATAGTGAGAAATTAAGTTTGAACAGTTAGGGCAAGTTTGAACACAATGCCGAAACAATGAACTGAGCAggaaattgaaacaaaaatttatgagcGATTGTACATTCAGGTTTACGAAAATTGGGCAATGGTACAAGAAAAGTAGATATATAAAACAGGAAAATAAGGAGGAGGAAGAATTTTAAGGAAGAGCGTGTGAATTTGCTTACGTGAGGctgttttttgggtttggagttATGTTGCTTTGTTTTAACCATCCCCTCGGAAATCCAAAAACTGTTTCCTGTGAGAATTCCGAAGAGACTAGTTTGGGCTCCGACAGCGAGAGACTAAATAATAAGGTTTTAAAGTGAGAAAGAGGATGACAACTGACAAGTACTACTAGTGCCTTGTAATGTTGTATCACTGCTGCCTTGTAATGTTGTATCActgctctctttttcttctctcttcttttcttttcttctctcttcttttctattcttttttttttaatgcaaatttAACCCTCGAAATTCATTCTTATACTCTAATcttattttcattcaattgattttattgaatttaggtatttctctttattttttttctcgtataaaaatattttataaaattaataaaaatattttataaaatttttatgtaaaaattgttatttttttcaattttttttatgagtgtAAGTGTAGCTTCGCATAGTTTacaagaaaaatgcaaaacaaatgaTAGTTTAAAggataaaatgtaatttttcatcaattaattacatatttaacagcaatttttttacaaaattgaacaaagacttaaactgaaaaaatttaaattttaaatgattcaattaaatgaaagtaaatttaaaaatttgaaatgaataatagtcatttgtttttttaaccttttttttaatttttctattttttatcactttttaaaaaattatttttggcaacgtgttttttttaaataaatattattagaaTAAAAGATTAGAAACGGCGGTGCCTCTTTTTCAAATTGAAcctgtttttattattattttttttttttttataatgaaatccAACCTGCCACATGCAATGTTGAAGGGAATTATTCATATggaaaatttatctttttttggttaagagGAAATTGCAttaaactaaaaagaaaacatcGTCTTAGGACAAAGCCTGTTTAGATACAACCCACTAAgatcaaaatctaataaactaGTGATGTCCACAGGTAGACTATCAAAGATAACAAAATCAGCGGCTAGACAGCCACCCTTCCGGGCTAACACATCCGCACATCTATTCATCTCACGGTAACAATGTCTAAAACGCGTTCGAGGAATTTGTGCAATCAGGCACCTGCAGTCATCCATAAGAGAGGATACAAATAAATTGGCATAATTCAGGTTACTCAAAGCATCCACAATAGCCTTAGCATCTATCTCAATTTCAACAGCAGTGAAGTTACGGCTAAGACAGAGATTCAAACCATCACGGAGGGCCCAAAGCTCAGCAATGAAACAAGTAGTCACCCCCACTTTGCGAGCAAAACCCACTATCCAATTCCCAAGATCATCACGGATTAGGCACCCCTCCTCTTGCTATACCCGGATTGCCAAGTGAAGAGCCATCAGTATTTAATTTTACCCAACCTGGATCTGGTCTAGTCCAGATAATAGGTATTAGGACACGGATGGAAGTCTCTCTGGTAGGGGCAGCATAGAAAGAATATTCCAAAGCATACCGAATGATTTCATTTGCGAGCTGTGGGTTGGGCCTTTGGTTCTTGAAGACAACTTGATTCTTTTGCTTCCAAATTATCCAAATAGCAAAGAGGAAAATTGTGCTCCAAGGAATATAATGTTGATCGAATAACTGTTGCTTGGTACCGTTCTCTTGAAGCCAATCGGTGATGTTACTGGTAAAGAATTGGTTAGCAATGCCATTGACGCCCAATTGAGACCAAAGTGGCTTCACCATTTCACAATCTCGGAGCGCATGTAAAATGGATTCACTACCTGAGTTGCAGAGGGGGCATCCAAGCTCAGTTAGGAATCCTCTCCTAACCAGGCAATCCCTCACCCCGATGCTATTATGAAGACATAGCCACACAAAATATTGAATCCTAGGAAGAGTCTTTGCATTCCAGATCCCTTTACCCCCAAAGGTGGAAGAGCTTACCTGATTAATAGCTATCTTGTACGCTGACCTGAGAGTAAACATGCCGTGCTCCGAATCCTTCCAAGCCAATTTATCACTCCCTCGGGATGCCATAGCAAAGGAAATGGCCTGAAGCTCAAGCTTTATTGAATCCGGGAGCTCAAATGAAATTGCTGACCAGTCCCACCCATTTGATGATACCACATCCCTAACCTTCAGATCAACATTTTCACATGGAATAGGACCTTGAATGATCTGCCTTAATGGGCCAATCTTTATCCAATTATCGTCCCAGAAGCTAAGACTACTTTCTCTGCCGATTGTCCATCTCACCCCCTTCTGAAATACTACTGATCCCTTTTTCATAGCTGACCAAATTCTTGAATAAGGAAGCTTATCTCTGTTTCTAGAACTTACTCTCTGAGCATTGCAGTACTTCCCCTTAAGCACTTTAGCCCAAAGAGACTCACCTTCAGTTTGAAATCTCCAATTGAGCTTAGCTAGGAGAGCCATATTCCTACCCCTTGCCGATTGAATCCCCAATCCACCCTCCTTTTTTGGTTGAGTAACTTTTTCCCATCCAACCCAGTGCACTTTCCTTTCCGTGTCAGATGAACCCCACAAGAAATTCCTATTAACTCTATCAATCCCTTCGATGATTTTACCCGGGAGTTGATTGCACTGCATGACATTATTAGGAATGGTTGAGGAAACATGCTTAACAAGCACAGCTCTACCGGCTAAGGACAACAAAATTGCTTTCCAACCTGAAAGCTTTTGCTTCACACGGTCCAGAATAAAGTTAAAGTCCTGTGTCGAAGACCCCGAGTGTTTTAAAGGAATACCAAGATACTTCCCAAGGTTAGGTTTTGACTGGAATCCCAGAATATCACAGAGAGACTCCATGGCTTCACTATCAACATTTGGGGAAAAATAAACCCTCGACTTTGCCCCACTCATTGCTTGCCCGGATCTACTACAAAAGTCATGGAGAACCTCTCTGATCACCAAGCAGTTTGCTTGGTCAGCTTTAGCGAAGAAGACCGGATCATCcgcaaaaaaaaaggtgagagaAGGCCAATCCACTCTTAGAAGCCCGAACTGGATTCCATCTTTTCTTGCTACATTCCTCTTCAATAAGCTGCCATAGGAATTCCATGCATAGAATAAAGATGTATGGAGATAACGGGTTACCTTGCCTGATGCCTCTAGAGGGATAAATAGGATCCAAGGTCCCCCCATTGAACAAGATTGAGGTGGACACTGTAGAGATACAACTCAAAACCAATTTTATAAGACTCTGAGGGAGATTAAATCTGTTAAGCATAATTCTAATGAAACTCCATTCGAGCTTATTGTACGCTTTTTCCAGATCAATTTTAATTACCATGAACCCAGTTTTACCTTTCTTCCTATTGATAGTATGAATGAGCTCTTAGGCAATAATAGCATTATCCGTTCCCCTTCTACCTGGCATAAATGCTGTTTGAAGCGGCGAGATGAGATTGCCAAGCAGAGGTCTCAATCTAGCCACCAGAATTTTTGAGACTATCTTGTATATCGTATTGCACAGGCTTATTGGACGATAGTTGCTAAGAGTTTCTGGTCCAGGAATCTTGGGAATAAGGGCAATAAAGGTCTTGTCAATTTCCTCAAGAACTTCCATATTAGAAAAGATTTTCTTAACTGCCTCCTTCACTGAGGTGCCCACGATGAGCCAAAAACGTTGGAAAAATCCTGCATGAAGCCCATCTGGGCCAGGGGCTTTGAAAGCTTTGAAGGACCAGAGCCCATTCTTTATCTCTTCTTCGGACACAGCCTTATCAATACTATCTCGGTCCTCATCAGTAAGACGAGCTTGCCAGTTCAAAGCAGCAGGAATCTCAAGGGTCGAACAACTGAGCGAGGATGTATAGAGCTCCGAGAATCCATTCTAGATAACTTCCTTGACTACTATCTCATCATGCACCCATTCCCCCTCTTTGGACATGATTGAAATGATAGaatttctctttcttatcaTG
It encodes:
- the LOC142623306 gene encoding OVARIAN TUMOR DOMAIN-containing deubiquitinating enzyme 7 isoform X2, with amino-acid sequence MVKTKQHNSKPKKQPHVKKQGKPTDLSQFRAQLDALGLKIVHVTADGNCFFRALADQLEGNEEEHKKYRGMVVEYIMNMSPRWYIRNFDERGACMVHLSYHDEEHYNSVRLKEDPCDGPARPIIIKADADLSATAHQPIAATRRSKEGTGADDIHAGSIKMVMAGSGCENAEKVKQVLGQVYGDVDAAIEFLIAEQGAEEYPVQTDSLPDQVDTSYGNARVDENGNCEQHEEEPLERTCKQDASSSSVLSHDNRSSQPDDKVSKNKVCPCGSKKKYKACCGAATGRSVAKFVVNQSVDSRKGRKERKQGKKSGSAKATSTCGVDGGLPDMGALCI
- the LOC142623306 gene encoding OVARIAN TUMOR DOMAIN-containing deubiquitinating enzyme 7 isoform X1, with translation MVKTKQHNSKPKKQPHVKKQGKPTDLSQFRAQLDALGLKIVHVTADGNCFFRALADQLEGNEEEHKKYRGMVVEYIMKNREMFEPFIEDDVPFDEYCQCMEKDGTWAGHMELQAASLVTRSNMCIHRNMSPRWYIRNFDERGACMVHLSYHDEEHYNSVRLKEDPCDGPARPIIIKADADLSATAHQPIAATRRSKEGTGADDIHAGSIKMVMAGSGCENAEKVKQVLGQVYGDVDAAIEFLIAEQGAEEYPVQTDSLPDQVDTSYGNARVDENGNCEQHEEEPLERTCKQDASSSSVLSHDNRSSQPDDKVSKNKVCPCGSKKKYKACCGAATGRSVAKFVVNQSVDSRKGRKERKQGKKSGSAKATSTCGVDGGLPDMGALCI